The following nucleotide sequence is from Candidatus Synechococcus calcipolaris G9.
TATGGAACTCGAACGGATGGCTCTTTTCAGCGAATCTATGCTCAACTAATTGAGAAAGTTAAACGAAAATTCTGCCTTTCAGCACATCTTATTTCCCATTGACTCAACAGTGATTACCCTAACCAGTAAGCTTTTTGGGAGCAAGGGTATCATCAAGTTAAGTTAATCAATGGATTTAATTTAACTCAGAATATCACCAGTGAATGTCTGATCAACTTTGGACAAGAGCACGATGCAAAATTTAGAGACTACATTCTGACAATGATACCGGATAATGCAGTCGCTCTAATGGATAGAGGGTTTGCTGGCTGGGACTTTTTAGATGAGTTAAGTCAACTAAATCACTTATTTATAGTGCGAATTAAAAACAATATGAAAACAGACCTGAATCACGACCGTTATCGAATCGTTCAATTCTATGATATTGACAGTGGCGTAGAATACCGATTAGCAACAAATCTCAAAGGATTGAGTGATGAAGAGGTTGCCGAACTCTATCGACATCGCTGGGGAATTGAAACATTATGGAAATTTCTGAAGATGCACTTATGTTTAGAAAAACTAATTACTAAAAGCTTGAATGGCGTAACAAATCAGATTTATATGATACTGATTGCATATTTAATCTTAGAGTTGATAGAGATTCCTATTTTCTATGGACATAAGCTATTGGACAAACTACGCTATTTACAATTTGAACTCAGTCGACGCTGCTCAGTAATCCACTGGAGCTTTGACTGGCAACCGGAGATACTTGTCTCTTGAAGTGTAAAGTTTTATTACGACTTTCAACACTTCTGCTTTGAGTCCCAAAATCGATAATGAAATCCTGAGAGATGAAGTCGAGAACTAGCTGAAGTAAAATTATTACTGAAATCATTAATCACTGAAACACGTGAATAATTATTTCAGTAATTAATGTGTTTTTTGACTGAGAAACAAGATTTAGGCGTCGATTCTATATTCTCTTTTATAGAATTATATGGGTGGGAGATTACGGAAGAAGCCACAACCATTGAAAACGTTGGAATAAAGACTCTGGGCAGGAAGCCAGATTGATTCCTCCTAATAATAGGATTAGGGGATTTTGGGCTTAAGGTTTGACGGTCAAGAGCTAGCTAGCCACCTTGAACTCTGGCTCTCCTCGTCTTGGAACGGAAATTAGCAGGCGTGATGAGATATCGGGCTGTTTTTTAGGAATAGCATGGCCATGATCTGTAATTAAAGCCCCAAATGACCTTAGTCTTAAAAATAGCGAGTTGATCTGAGTTCATCGAGGGTAAACATGGCTTCAATTTTCTCCCGAGTTAGGGTGCTGAACTTATAGACAATCAAGGTTTCGACTAATTCAAGTAAATTCTGGGTTGATACCCCTACCACCTCTTCATGGTAAACCCGCTCAATTAAAGTTCTGGCTTCGGATAGGGCAGATTCTTCTGGTGTTATCAATAATCGGATCATTGCGACTCCCACCAGTTGAAAAAAGATTGCCGGGATAGTTTGAAAAATTTGATAAAAAAGGGAATCGGTCGTCATCCGGCCTCAGTCAGCAAAATGCGTAAGGCTGCTAAGACACGGCGCGGTTTTTTTCTGTGCATTGCCATCCCTAACCAGTAGGCCGCTTCTTCCCTGCTCATGACTTCAATCCCTTCCACACAAGCCAGCATCTTATCCCGGTTCCGCATGGGTGCAAGAACCCGAAAAATTAAACCCAAAATTAAGGCTAAATTTTCATCTATTGGATGCACTTCAGATTCTTGAGGCTTAAGGGCAGCAATCACCATGTCTGCTTTTTTCAAGCGTCTGAGAACTCGGTGTTCAATTAAGGCAAAATTACGCCCCTTCAGTCCTGCTAGTCGGATCGGGTGGGTAATGTGGGGGGTGGCCCGGGCCGGGAGTTGCCATATCTCTAATTGCAATTTGGCTGCTCCCAAATGAGTAGCTCGTAACTGATACTGAGGTTGGCCTGGGAGGGATATCGGGGATTTTGGCTCTGATTTAACCAATTCTAACGTTTGCATATTAACCATTTGCCTCGGCTTGGGCGGTGACATGGGCAGAACCATTACCTTGCTTACATAACTGTTCTGCTAAGGTTTCAGGTGCGTTATGAGTTAGGTCAAGGGCTTCGTTAAAGTTTACGGTGTAGGTGGCTTCTAAATTCTTATCGGCTGCCGCTCGTATTTGGGGTTGCAGAAAATCCTTTACCCGGAATGCATCCTCTAATTCACCCTCAAACTTGAACTCTAATGCACTGCCCGCCGATGTTTCATAGTCTCCATCTAGGTTGATCTTGACCGTTACCCCTCGTACTACCCGGATCAGGCTTAACAAAATAAAGGCATCATCGGCATTAAAGAGTAGAATCCGTAATTGAGAAATGCCACTAACTTTCGCAGTGCGGGCCTGTTCCCAAACCTGGGTGAGCGCTTGGCGGAGTGGCCCTTCTGCGGTGAATATTTGAGTGTCTTGTGGGATTGGATCAGATATTAGAGAGATATCCAGGCCTGATGTGGAAGTTGTTGTGGTTTGAGGCGTGGGAGATGGGATTGTAATATCTAATATTTCAGGAACTTGGATCGGCCAAATCCGATTTTCCTTGGCAAATTCAAGGGTATAGATATAGGAGTTCTCGTCAATTTTGATGCTGGCCGCCGGCTGGCCTGGGCCCCAAATTAATTCACCACTGCGATAAACAAAAACACCTGCTTCAATCCCCTGGACAAGGCCTTTAATGAAGACTTGATCACCTA
It contains:
- a CDS encoding DUF2887 domain-containing protein; its protein translation is MTTDSLFYQIFQTIPAIFFQLVGVAMIRLLITPEESALSEARTLIERVYHEEVVGVSTQNLLELVETLIVYKFSTLTREKIEAMFTLDELRSTRYF
- a CDS encoding DUF7680 family protein → MQTLELVKSEPKSPISLPGQPQYQLRATHLGAAKLQLEIWQLPARATPHITHPIRLAGLKGRNFALIEHRVLRRLKKADMVIAALKPQESEVHPIDENLALILGLIFRVLAPMRNRDKMLACVEGIEVMSREEAAYWLGMAMHRKKPRRVLAALRILLTEAG